One part of the Bdellovibrio bacteriovorus genome encodes these proteins:
- the rsgA gene encoding ribosome small subunit-dependent GTPase A: MTTSSILPAWGWNALLQAQIELRPLKSHEVVGRIINQEREMYRVVFFKNDHEGKALAQLSGKFRYEHSDLNLEYPGVGDWVICELHSNDEHAVIHEVLSRQSCFYRKEPGSGARAQIVAANVDVIFVTVSANQDFNLKRLDRYMSLAWESNASPVIVLTKADLAEDLKGLIAEVEDRHPAVPVHAVSALDPQTLEPLKTHLLPGKTVVLLGSSGVGKSTLGNLLLEKEQIKTQSIREDDDKGKHTTTSRSLYQLPSGALLMDTPGMRELGLLDHREGFENLFDDILELATRCRFTDCQHQTEPGCAVQAALESGELEAERWESFQNLERELRYFERKTDPEKAREERQKWKKITQGLRVRVKQKSRGEI, encoded by the coding sequence GTGACTACTTCATCAATCCTTCCCGCTTGGGGATGGAACGCGCTTTTACAGGCGCAAATCGAACTTCGACCGCTTAAATCGCACGAGGTCGTTGGACGTATTATTAATCAAGAACGCGAAATGTACCGCGTGGTGTTCTTTAAAAACGATCACGAAGGCAAAGCTCTGGCCCAGCTTTCTGGAAAATTTCGCTATGAACATTCGGATCTGAACCTGGAATACCCCGGCGTGGGTGACTGGGTGATTTGCGAACTGCACTCCAATGACGAGCACGCGGTCATTCACGAAGTCCTTTCGCGCCAAAGCTGCTTTTACCGCAAGGAACCCGGCAGCGGGGCCCGGGCCCAGATCGTGGCCGCCAACGTGGATGTGATTTTTGTGACCGTGTCGGCCAATCAGGATTTCAACCTGAAACGCCTGGATCGCTATATGAGCCTTGCCTGGGAATCCAACGCCTCGCCGGTCATCGTTCTGACCAAGGCGGATTTGGCCGAAGACCTTAAAGGCCTCATCGCCGAAGTGGAAGACCGCCACCCGGCGGTTCCGGTGCATGCCGTGAGTGCTTTGGATCCGCAAACCCTGGAGCCGCTGAAGACTCACCTGCTGCCCGGAAAGACCGTGGTGCTTTTGGGGTCTTCGGGGGTTGGAAAATCGACTTTGGGAAATCTGCTTTTGGAAAAAGAGCAGATCAAAACCCAAAGCATCCGCGAGGACGACGACAAAGGTAAACACACGACCACTTCAAGGTCCTTGTATCAGCTTCCCTCTGGCGCCCTTTTGATGGACACGCCGGGCATGCGGGAACTGGGGCTTTTGGATCACCGGGAGGGCTTTGAAAACCTCTTTGACGATATTCTGGAACTGGCCACCCGTTGCCGGTTTACGGACTGCCAGCATCAGACCGAACCAGGCTGTGCCGTCCAAGCCGCCCTGGAATCGGGAGAGCTGGAAGCGGAACGTTGGGAAAGTTTTCAAAATCTGGAGCGGGAACTGCGCTATTTTGAGCGCAAAACCGACCCCGAAAAAGCTCGCGAGGAGCGCCAGAAATGGAAGAAAATCACTCAAGGACTGCGAGTCCGCGTAAAACAGAAATCCAGAGGGGAAATCTAG
- the pth gene encoding aminoacyl-tRNA hydrolase, with protein MWLIVGLGNPGGEYKLTRHNIGFMAVDYLMEGLGNPPIKNQFKAEIAQAKIKDHPVIFCKPQTYMNLSGESVQPLMGFYKIPLERLIVIHDEIDQPFAQMKIQKNRGHGGHNGIKSVSGLLGSMDYTRLRLGVGRPANPNIPVPDYVLGKFTKEEFAQMPDFLNKAGDAVESIILDGIQKASTKFNT; from the coding sequence ATGTGGTTGATTGTTGGTCTTGGCAATCCGGGTGGTGAATATAAACTAACCCGTCATAACATCGGCTTTATGGCTGTGGACTATCTGATGGAAGGCCTGGGGAATCCCCCGATCAAAAATCAATTCAAGGCCGAAATCGCTCAGGCGAAAATCAAAGACCACCCGGTGATTTTCTGCAAACCACAGACGTACATGAATCTTTCCGGCGAATCCGTACAGCCCCTGATGGGCTTTTATAAAATCCCTCTGGAACGCCTGATCGTCATTCACGATGAAATTGACCAGCCGTTTGCACAAATGAAAATCCAGAAAAACCGCGGTCACGGCGGCCATAACGGCATTAAAAGCGTTTCAGGCCTGCTGGGCTCGATGGACTACACGCGCCTGCGTTTGGGCGTGGGGCGTCCGGCCAACCCGAACATCCCGGTACCTGATTACGTCCTGGGTAAATTCACCAAGGAAGAGTTCGCGCAAATGCCGGATTTCCTGAATAAAGCCGGCGATGCTGTAGAAAGCATCATCCTGGATGGAATTCAAAAAGCTTCGACAAAATTCAACACTTAG
- the ychF gene encoding redox-regulated ATPase YchF: MALQVGIVGLPNVGKSTLFNALTSAKAEAANYPFCTIDPNVGVVTVPDPRMDKITEFIKPQKVVPTTMEFVDIAGIVKGASQGEGLGNQFLSHIRQTDAIVHVVRCFDDPNIIHVAGSVEPIRDIEIINTELLLADLDSVEKRLQRTEKQAKNSTDKKLKLDVEVAKKIKEALGKGLPARSVTLDEMEQGALKEMHLLTAKPVLYAMNVNDADFAAGGNDWTKAVEARAAEENNKTILICSAMEAEIALLPPEERKDFLDALGAEEPGLNRLIREAYTLLGLQTYFTAGVTEVRAWTIRANTKAPQAAGVIHSDFERGFIKAETYHCEDLFKYKSEQAIKDAGKYRIEGKEYVVKDGDVLFFKFNV; the protein is encoded by the coding sequence ATGGCACTTCAAGTCGGTATCGTAGGTCTTCCGAACGTGGGTAAGAGCACGCTTTTCAATGCTCTGACATCTGCCAAGGCTGAGGCGGCCAACTATCCATTCTGTACTATCGACCCGAACGTGGGCGTGGTGACAGTTCCGGATCCTCGCATGGATAAAATCACTGAATTCATCAAACCTCAGAAAGTTGTTCCAACAACTATGGAGTTCGTGGATATCGCGGGTATCGTAAAAGGTGCGTCCCAGGGTGAAGGTTTGGGAAATCAGTTCCTGTCCCACATCCGTCAAACAGACGCGATCGTTCACGTGGTTCGTTGTTTTGACGACCCAAATATCATTCACGTGGCGGGTTCTGTGGAGCCTATCCGTGACATCGAAATCATCAACACCGAGTTGTTGCTGGCAGATTTGGACTCTGTTGAAAAGCGCCTTCAGCGCACTGAAAAACAGGCGAAAAACTCCACCGACAAAAAGCTGAAACTGGATGTCGAAGTTGCCAAAAAAATCAAAGAGGCTTTGGGTAAAGGTCTTCCTGCCCGCTCTGTGACTTTGGACGAAATGGAGCAAGGTGCTTTGAAAGAGATGCACCTGCTGACTGCCAAGCCGGTTCTTTACGCGATGAACGTCAACGACGCTGACTTCGCAGCCGGTGGCAATGACTGGACAAAGGCTGTTGAGGCCCGCGCCGCTGAAGAAAACAACAAAACCATCCTGATCTGTTCTGCGATGGAAGCTGAGATTGCTTTGTTGCCACCAGAAGAACGCAAGGACTTCCTGGATGCACTGGGCGCTGAAGAGCCAGGCTTGAACCGTCTGATCCGCGAAGCTTACACACTTTTGGGACTTCAGACTTACTTCACTGCCGGTGTGACGGAAGTGCGTGCCTGGACGATTCGTGCCAACACGAAAGCTCCTCAAGCGGCGGGTGTGATCCACTCGGACTTTGAGCGTGGTTTCATCAAAGCTGAAACTTACCACTGTGAAGACTTGTTCAAGTACAAATCTGAACAAGCGATCAAAGATGCTGGTAAATACCGCATCGAGGGCAAAGAGTACGTTGTGAAAGACGGCGACGTTTTGTTCTTCAAGTTCAACGTTTAA
- a CDS encoding ribose-phosphate diphosphokinase — MKGLKIFSANANPTLAKKVAEAAGVELGYCEVSSFADGEIQVEIHESVRGQHVFVVQSTCPPVNQNYMELFVMLDALRRASAASITAVIPYYGYARQDRKVAPRAPISAKLMADLITTAGADRVVSVDLHAAQIQGFFNVPVDHLFAIPTLARAWRDAYGQGSEFVAVSPDAGGVERTRAFAKRIESSMAIIDKRRSGPNEAKALHLIGDVTGKTAVIVDDMIDTAGTLTQAVDSLYKNGAKRVFAVATHPVLSGPAINRLKESPIEKVWVTDTIPLSEAAKNCGKIEVVSVAPVLAEAMKRIHGNDSVSSLFD; from the coding sequence ATGAAGGGCCTAAAAATCTTTTCAGCCAATGCCAATCCCACATTAGCCAAGAAAGTAGCCGAAGCCGCTGGAGTTGAGCTCGGATACTGTGAAGTCAGCAGTTTTGCTGACGGTGAAATCCAAGTCGAAATACATGAGAGCGTCCGCGGGCAACACGTGTTTGTTGTCCAAAGCACCTGCCCTCCTGTAAATCAAAACTACATGGAGCTGTTTGTGATGCTCGATGCCCTTCGCCGGGCCTCCGCCGCCTCCATCACCGCCGTGATCCCTTATTACGGTTATGCCCGCCAGGATCGAAAAGTGGCCCCGCGCGCCCCTATTTCGGCCAAATTGATGGCGGACCTGATCACGACGGCCGGCGCCGACCGTGTGGTGTCCGTGGACCTGCACGCCGCCCAAATCCAAGGCTTCTTCAATGTTCCGGTGGACCATTTGTTCGCAATTCCGACTTTGGCTCGCGCTTGGCGGGATGCCTACGGCCAGGGCTCTGAGTTTGTTGCGGTGAGTCCAGACGCCGGCGGGGTCGAAAGAACCCGTGCCTTTGCCAAGAGAATTGAGTCCTCCATGGCGATCATCGATAAACGCCGTTCCGGCCCTAATGAGGCTAAAGCCCTGCACCTGATCGGGGATGTGACTGGCAAAACGGCCGTCATTGTGGACGATATGATCGATACGGCGGGAACTCTTACACAAGCAGTTGACAGCCTGTATAAGAATGGGGCAAAACGTGTGTTCGCCGTTGCAACCCACCCTGTTTTGTCAGGTCCTGCGATCAATCGCCTGAAGGAAAGCCCTATTGAAAAAGTATGGGTCACCGACACGATCCCGCTGTCTGAAGCGGCGAAAAACTGCGGAAAAATCGAAGTGGTTTCAGTAGCTCCGGTCCTGGCCGAAGCCATGAAACGAATCCACGGAAATGACTCCGTCAGTTCATTGTTTGACTAA
- a CDS encoding 50S ribosomal protein L25: MKTRIDLTVEPRETGKHNSRGLRTSRNVPAVIYGAVTPTNVSVGEKEIVKYNTRAYENALFNLKSTDKTANGIVVLIKSVDVHPLTRRPQHVDFFALDLKKAVRVNVEVRLEGKAIGLSEGGLLNVVLRSVEVECLPTEIPEFFTADISNLAVGDALHVSDIKVGGSVKMITGAEQTVAVVNAQEEEVAATPAAAAAPAAAAPAAAKAPAAKK, translated from the coding sequence ATGAAAACAAGAATCGACCTTACAGTTGAACCTCGTGAAACTGGTAAACACAACAGCCGTGGCCTGCGCACTAGCCGTAACGTTCCTGCTGTTATCTACGGAGCTGTAACTCCAACGAACGTTTCCGTTGGTGAAAAAGAAATCGTTAAGTACAACACTCGCGCTTACGAGAATGCTCTTTTCAACTTGAAATCCACTGACAAAACTGCAAATGGCATCGTAGTTCTGATCAAATCCGTAGACGTACACCCACTGACTCGTCGTCCTCAACACGTTGACTTCTTCGCTTTGGATCTGAAAAAAGCGGTTCGCGTTAACGTTGAAGTACGTCTTGAAGGTAAAGCTATCGGTCTTTCTGAAGGCGGTCTGTTGAACGTTGTTCTTCGTTCCGTTGAGGTTGAGTGCTTGCCAACTGAAATCCCTGAGTTCTTCACTGCTGACATCTCTAACTTGGCAGTTGGTGACGCTCTTCACGTATCCGACATCAAAGTTGGCGGCTCCGTGAAAATGATCACTGGCGCAGAACAAACTGTTGCAGTTGTTAACGCTCAAGAAGAAGAAGTTGCTGCTACTCCAGCTGCTGCCGCGGCTCCTGCTGCTGCTGCACCTGCTGCTGCAAAAGCTCCTGCTGCGAAAAAGTAA